In Scophthalmus maximus strain ysfricsl-2021 chromosome 16, ASM2237912v1, whole genome shotgun sequence, the following proteins share a genomic window:
- the LOC118287144 gene encoding integrin alpha-M isoform X2: MYNGACFQTSRSDIFQSVVPLAPQECRTEADIAFLLDGSGSVIKRDFTIMKNFVKKMVRPFVGKDTQFAVVQFSRLTKVHYYFNNFFSSGRWESNIDGIIQEEETTYTASAIEYVVQNVFTSARGSRPNVKKILIVITDGISHDRNRLPNAADLAKRKQIVRFAIGVGNAFHNYDAKQELNQIASSPSEKHVFQVESFNALEAIRKNLEEKIFSIEGSQSSGDSLKMEMAQQGFSAAYVHGGIQMGIVGANQWKGGFTKYTLADRMLSSYEPEFMEQDSYLGYSMAVATTPQGTLTIVGAPRYKHIGAVLTVRADRIHKIIDPFLWHFQTGEYFGAEVCAMDVNGDSYTDLILISAPMYKETDSEGRVYVCSLTRLNVECHLDSPLVLRGDASDNGRFGSSLAVLPDLNTDRLREVAVGAPLENDGQGCIYIFHGEGGGRISASYSQRIAGAEVQSGLKLFGVSISQLSFDHSGDNLPDLAVGSNGTVVLLRSKPIVMVDATVSFSPNQIPTQNIVCSVPLENMAEICFTMKAPSSVHTAQARIDYTLILDATRKVPNNRAYISDKQRETTGSIDIQLGRQQCRKVKFSIEACPEDALNALNNELRFAFDGKPSKKNLKPSLAQQAKTTTFHALGFEINCGTDNKCVDNLKVDFNFSRSSEVQVGIDELLNVTVSVQNSEENSYNSQVILTYPAGLSYRKFTSLQGRIECSSLDSEDGLLRGKTLCAINKPIFKSNMEAFFIVSYGIDTNRHFERTISVTANATSGNQDHSSSSEFYKRKLIDVKYSIFITIESSLSYSNFTFGKNNLQKPYQQSIVVTNDIRALNFSVVIKVPVKLGDKDIWADLSSLQIPNCQQLDTDERVNVTDFVSLIQKNKVVDCNVASCRVFKCSRFMGRLESKTYKISANLSSGWIEQIGLPSAKFLLTSSASLEYDTNQYIFFSAGSNNKPPIRMIETVIEVYPEPDFTKEIVGGSLGGLALLALLTAGLYKAGFFKSKYNEMINEAGGGADPGADGDAATPEQLT, translated from the exons AGTGCAGAACCGAAGCAGATATTGCTTTTCTCTTGGATGGTTCAGGTAGCGTGATCAAAAGAGATTTTACAATAATGAAGaactttgtgaaaaaaatggtCCGCCCATTTGTGGGAAAAGATACACAG TTTGCTGTTGTCCAGTTCTCTCGGCTCACCAAAGTCCACTATTACTTTAATAACTTTTTCTCATCTGGACGATGGGAGTCAAACATTGATGGGATaattcaagaagaagaaacaacttACACAGCTTCAGCCATCGAATATGTGGT CCAAAACGTTTTCACATCAGCACGAGGTTCCAGACCAAATGTAAAGAAGATCTTGATAGTCATCACTGATGGAATATCTCATGACCGCAATCGATTGCCAAATGCAGCAGACTTAGCAAAACGTAAACAAATTGTTCGATTTGCTATTGGG GTGGGAAATGCGTTCCATAATTATGATGCAAAACAGGAACTGAATCAAATTGCTTCTTCTCCCTCGGAAAAACATGTGTTTCAAGTGGAGAGCTTTAACGCCCTTGAAGCAATAAGGAAGAATTTGGAGGAAAAAATCTTTTCTATTGAAG GATCGCAATCCAGTGGAGATTCtctgaaaatggaaatggctCAACAGGGATTCAGTGCTGCTTATGTGCATGGg GGAATTCAGATGGGCATTGTTGGTGCCAACCAATGGAAAGGAGGCTTCACGAAATATACATTAGCAGACCGGATGTTGAGTTCATATGAGCCTGAATTTATGGAGCAAGACAGTTATCTGG GCTACTCCATGGCAGTTGCTACAACCCCACAAGGCACCTTGACAATTGTTGGTGCTCCAAGATACAAACACATAGGAGCTGTGTTGACAGTACGGGCAGACCGCATCCACAAAATTATTGATCCCTTCCTATGGCAC TTTCAGACTGGCGAATATTTTGGGGCAGAGGTTTGTGCCATGGATGTGAATGGCGACAGCTACACTGACCTAATCCTCATATCTGCCCCCATGTACAAGGAGACTGATAGCGAGGGAAGAGTTTACGTTTGCAGTTTAACTCGTTTG AATGTCGAGTGTCACTTGGATTCGCCATTGGTACTGAGAGGGGATGCGTCTGACAACGGAAGGTTTGGCTCCTCTCTTGCTGTGCTGCCTGATCTTAACACCGACAGACTCAGGGAAGTGGCAGTTGGAGCGCCTTTGGAGAATGACGGTCAGGGCTGCATCTACATATTCCACggcgaaggaggaggaagaatcaGTGCTTCTTACTCccag AGAATTGCTGGTGCTGAGGTCCAGTCAGGACTGAAGTTGTTTGGTGTGTCGATCAGTCAGTTGTCTTTTGACCACAGTGGAGACAATCTGCCTGACTTAGCAGTGGGTTCAAACGGCACAGTTGTCTTACTCAG ATCAAAGCCTATAGTAATGGTAGACGCTACAGTGTCGTTCAGCCCAAACCAGATCCCTACTCAAAACATAGTCTGCTCAGTCCCACTGGAGAACATGGCTGAAATCTGCTTTACCATGAAAGCACCTTCTTCAGTACACACAG CTCAAGCGAGGATCGATTACACTTTAATACTGGATGCCACCCGCAAGGTCCCAAACAACAGAGCTTACATCAGTGACAAACAACGGGAGACAACCGGGTCAATTGATATTCAGTTAGGACGGCAACAATGTCGCAAAGTGAAATTCTCTATTGAG GCCTGTCCGGAGGATGCTCTCAATGCACTTAACAACGAGCTCAGATTTGCCTTTGACGGAAAACCTTCTAAGAAAAATCTTAAACCAAGTCTCGCCCAGCAGGCTAAGACAACAACTTTCCATGCT TTAGGGTTTGAGATCAACTGTGGAACTGACAACAAATGTGTAGACAACCTAAAAGTGGATTTCAATTTCAGCCG ATCCTCGGAAGTTCAAGTTGGCATTGATGAATTGCTGAATGTCACCGTGTCCGTGCAGAACAGCGAGGAAAACTCCTACAACAGCCAAGTGATACTCACATACCCGGCCGGGCTCTCCTACAGGAAGTTCACGAGTCTGCAG GGAAGAATTGAGTGCAGCTCCTTGGACAGTGAAGATGGATTATTACGGGGAAAGACACTCTGTGCTATTAACAAGCCTATTTTCAAGAGCAACAtggag GCTTTCTTCATTGTCTCCTATGGGATCGATACCAACAGACATTTTGAGAGGACAATTTCCGTCACTGCAAATGCTACCAG TGGGAATCAGGATCACTCCTCTTCAAGTGAATTTTACAAAAGGAAATTGATTGATGTGAAGTACAGCATTTTCATCACAATTGAAAg tTCCCTCAGCTACAGCAATTTCACTTTTGGAAAGAACAACTTGCAGAAACCATACCAACAATCAATTGTG GTTACAAATGATATTAGAGCCCTGAATTTCTCTGTGGTGATCAAGGTGCCAGTAAAGCTCGGTGACAAAGACATCTGGGCGGATTTGAGCAGTTTGCAG ATTCCAAACTGCCAACAACTAGACACAGATGAAAGGGTTAATGTCACGgattttgtttctctgatacagaaaaataaagtagTG GACTGCAATGTAGCCAGTTGCAGAGTGTTCAAGTGCAGTAGGTTCATGGGAAGACTGGAGAGTAAAACGTACAAAATCTCTGCCAACCTTAGTTCAGGGTGGATAGAGCAA ATTGGACTTCCCTCCGCCAAATTCCTGTTGACCAGCTCGGCCAGTCTGGAGTACGACACCAACCAGTACATCTTCTTTTCAGCAGGGTCCAATAACAAGCCTCCTATTCGCATG ATTGAAACAGTGATAGAAGTGTATCCAGAACCAGACTTCACAAAAGAGATCGTCGGAGGATCACTGGGAGGGTTGGCTCTACTGGCTCTACTCACTGCTGGCCTGTATAAG GCTGGATTTTTCAAGAGTAAATACAACGAAATGATTaatgaagcaggaggaggagcagatccAGGCGCTGATGGAGATGCAGCCACACCAGAACAACTAACATGA